The Papaver somniferum cultivar HN1 chromosome 3, ASM357369v1, whole genome shotgun sequence genome includes a region encoding these proteins:
- the LOC113356698 gene encoding cyclin-D2-1-like isoform X3, which translates to MGLSPEHSASNLYCCEDVGDLGIWDNDTWISDLNLPLDFSEEINDDDDVEDDNNSLIDWLIDSEIHHIPLPDYLQRIRDHSIDPISRQNAINWILKVHEHYHFIPVTAYLTVNYLDRFLSSYPLPDGNGWPLQLLSVACLSLAAKMEELKVPHLIDLQNSEPKYVFNSSMILRMELLVMSNLKWRLRSVTPFDYLDYFVSKHPSSLGSPRNVFFTRTFSRASDLIFGTIRGKCGCLLTYEIVNCDANSR; encoded by the exons ATGGGTTTATCACCAGAACACTCAGCTTCAAATCTTTACTGCTGTGAAGATGTTGGAGATTTAGGGATTTGGGATAATGATACATGGATCTCTGATCTTAATCTACCATTGGATTTCAGTGAAGAAATCAATgacgatgatgatgttgaagatgataatAACAGTTTGATTGATTGGTTAATCGATTCAGAGATCCATCATATCCCTTTACCTGATTATCTTCAACGAATCCGTGACCATTCGATTGATCCCATTTCTCGTCAAAATGCTATTAACTGGATTTTAAAG GTACATGAACATTATCATTTTATACCAGTTACAGCATACCTTACTGTTAATTATCTGGATCGTTTTCTCTCTTCTTATCCTTTACCA GATGGAAATGGATGGCCATTACAGTTATTATCAGTAGCTTGTTTATCATTAGCAGCTAAAATGGAAGAACTGAAAGTGCCTCATCTAATAGATTTACAAAATTCAGAACCCAAATATGTTTTTAATTCAAGTATGATTCTAAGAATGGAACTTCTGGTAATGAGTAATCTGAAATGGCGATTGCGATCAGTCACACCATTTGattatcttgattatttcgttTCTAAACATCCTTCTAGTTTGGGTTCTCCTCGTAACGTTTTTTTCACCCGTACTTTTTCTCGTGCATCAGATCTTATTTTCGGCACGATTCGAG GTAAATGTGGGTGCTTGCTTACTTATGAGATTGTAAATTGTGACGCTAACTCTCGATGA
- the LOC113356698 gene encoding cyclin-D1-1-like isoform X1, which translates to MGLSPEHSASNLYCCEDVGDLGIWDNDTWISDLNLPLDFSEEINDDDDVEDDNNSLIDWLIDSEIHHIPLPDYLQRIRDHSIDPISRQNAINWILKVHEHYHFIPVTAYLTVNYLDRFLSSYPLPDGNGWPLQLLSVACLSLAAKMEELKVPHLIDLQNSEPKYVFNSSMILRMELLVMSNLKWRLRSVTPFDYLDYFVSKHPSSLGSPRNVFFTRTFSRASDLIFGTIRVTDFLSYSPSIIAAAAVILASGGGIDLSVADDQKSVTYYDKVNKVNVGACLLMRL; encoded by the exons ATGGGTTTATCACCAGAACACTCAGCTTCAAATCTTTACTGCTGTGAAGATGTTGGAGATTTAGGGATTTGGGATAATGATACATGGATCTCTGATCTTAATCTACCATTGGATTTCAGTGAAGAAATCAATgacgatgatgatgttgaagatgataatAACAGTTTGATTGATTGGTTAATCGATTCAGAGATCCATCATATCCCTTTACCTGATTATCTTCAACGAATCCGTGACCATTCGATTGATCCCATTTCTCGTCAAAATGCTATTAACTGGATTTTAAAG GTACATGAACATTATCATTTTATACCAGTTACAGCATACCTTACTGTTAATTATCTGGATCGTTTTCTCTCTTCTTATCCTTTACCA GATGGAAATGGATGGCCATTACAGTTATTATCAGTAGCTTGTTTATCATTAGCAGCTAAAATGGAAGAACTGAAAGTGCCTCATCTAATAGATTTACAAAATTCAGAACCCAAATATGTTTTTAATTCAAGTATGATTCTAAGAATGGAACTTCTGGTAATGAGTAATCTGAAATGGCGATTGCGATCAGTCACACCATTTGattatcttgattatttcgttTCTAAACATCCTTCTAGTTTGGGTTCTCCTCGTAACGTTTTTTTCACCCGTACTTTTTCTCGTGCATCAGATCTTATTTTCGGCACGATTCGAG TGACTGATTTCTTGAGCTATTCGCCATCGATCATAGCTGCGGCTGCTGTAATTCTTGCTTCTGGTGGCGGCATTGACTTATCGGTGGCGGATGATCAGAAATCGGTGACATACTATGATAAAGTTAACAAA GTAAATGTGGGTGCTTGCTTACTTATGAGATTGTAA
- the LOC113356698 gene encoding cyclin-D1-1-like isoform X2 has translation MGLSPEHSASNLYCCEDVGDLGIWDNDTWISDLNLPLDFSEEINDDDDVEDDNNSLIDWLIDSEIHHIPLPDYLQRIRDHSIDPISRQNAINWILKVHEHYHFIPVTAYLTVNYLDRFLSSYPLPDGNGWPLQLLSVACLSLAAKMEELKVPHLIDLQNSEPKYVFNSSMILRMELLVMSNLKWRLRSVTPFDYLDYFVSKHPSSLGSPRNVFFTRTFSRASDLIFGTIRVTDFLSYSPSIIAAAAVILASGGGIDLSVADDQKSVTYYDKVNKW, from the exons ATGGGTTTATCACCAGAACACTCAGCTTCAAATCTTTACTGCTGTGAAGATGTTGGAGATTTAGGGATTTGGGATAATGATACATGGATCTCTGATCTTAATCTACCATTGGATTTCAGTGAAGAAATCAATgacgatgatgatgttgaagatgataatAACAGTTTGATTGATTGGTTAATCGATTCAGAGATCCATCATATCCCTTTACCTGATTATCTTCAACGAATCCGTGACCATTCGATTGATCCCATTTCTCGTCAAAATGCTATTAACTGGATTTTAAAG GTACATGAACATTATCATTTTATACCAGTTACAGCATACCTTACTGTTAATTATCTGGATCGTTTTCTCTCTTCTTATCCTTTACCA GATGGAAATGGATGGCCATTACAGTTATTATCAGTAGCTTGTTTATCATTAGCAGCTAAAATGGAAGAACTGAAAGTGCCTCATCTAATAGATTTACAAAATTCAGAACCCAAATATGTTTTTAATTCAAGTATGATTCTAAGAATGGAACTTCTGGTAATGAGTAATCTGAAATGGCGATTGCGATCAGTCACACCATTTGattatcttgattatttcgttTCTAAACATCCTTCTAGTTTGGGTTCTCCTCGTAACGTTTTTTTCACCCGTACTTTTTCTCGTGCATCAGATCTTATTTTCGGCACGATTCGAG TGACTGATTTCTTGAGCTATTCGCCATCGATCATAGCTGCGGCTGCTGTAATTCTTGCTTCTGGTGGCGGCATTGACTTATCGGTGGCGGATGATCAGAAATCGGTGACATACTATGATAAAGTTAACAAA TGGTGA